A genomic region of Pseudomonas abietaniphila contains the following coding sequences:
- the exaC gene encoding acetaldehyde dehydrogenase ExaC, which produces MRYAHPGTEGSLVTFKTQYGNYIGGEFVPPVKGQYFENTSPITGKLIAQFPRSTAEDIDKALDAAHAAADAWGKTSVQERSLTLLKIADRIEQNLELLAVTETWDNGKAVRETLNADIPLAVDHFRYFAGVLRAQEGSAAEIDGNTVAYHIHEPLGVVGQIIPWNFPLLMAAWKLAPALAAGNCIVLKPAEQTPLGITVLMELIGDLLPKGVLNVVQGYGREAGEALASSKRIAKIAFTGSTPVGSHIMKLAADSIIPSTVELGGKSPNIYFEDVMSAEPEFIDKCAEGVVLAFFNQGEVCTCPSRCLVQESIYPQFMEAVMKKVLKIKRGDPLDTDTMVGAQASQQQFDKILSYLDIAQGEGAELLTGGKVEKMEGSLATGYYIQPTLLKGNNKMRVFQEEIFGPVVSVTTFKDEAEAIAIANDTEFGLGAGVWTRDINRAYRVGRAIKAGRVWTNCYHLYPAHAAFGGYKKSGVGRETHKVALEHYQQTKNLLVSYDINPLGFF; this is translated from the coding sequence ATGCGTTATGCCCATCCCGGTACTGAAGGCTCGCTCGTTACCTTCAAGACCCAATACGGCAACTACATCGGTGGCGAATTCGTGCCGCCGGTCAAAGGCCAGTATTTTGAAAACACTTCGCCGATCACCGGCAAGCTGATTGCCCAGTTTCCTCGTTCCACTGCCGAAGACATCGATAAAGCGCTGGATGCCGCTCACGCTGCAGCCGATGCGTGGGGCAAGACCTCCGTTCAGGAACGCTCCCTGACCCTACTGAAAATCGCTGACCGCATCGAGCAGAATCTCGAACTGCTGGCCGTGACCGAAACCTGGGACAACGGCAAAGCCGTTCGCGAAACCCTGAACGCCGACATTCCGCTGGCAGTCGATCACTTCCGTTATTTCGCTGGCGTGCTGCGGGCTCAGGAAGGCTCCGCCGCTGAGATCGACGGCAACACCGTCGCGTACCACATTCACGAACCACTGGGCGTGGTCGGTCAGATCATCCCGTGGAACTTCCCATTGCTGATGGCGGCTTGGAAGCTCGCCCCTGCATTGGCGGCTGGCAACTGCATCGTGCTCAAACCCGCCGAGCAAACTCCACTGGGCATCACCGTTCTGATGGAGCTGATCGGCGACCTTCTGCCGAAAGGCGTGCTCAACGTCGTGCAAGGTTATGGCCGTGAAGCCGGTGAAGCGCTGGCCAGCAGCAAGCGTATCGCCAAAATCGCGTTCACCGGCTCGACACCAGTGGGCTCGCACATCATGAAACTGGCGGCCGACAGCATCATTCCGTCCACCGTGGAGCTGGGCGGCAAGTCGCCGAACATCTACTTCGAAGACGTGATGAGCGCCGAGCCTGAATTCATCGACAAATGCGCAGAAGGCGTGGTTCTGGCGTTCTTCAATCAGGGCGAAGTCTGCACCTGCCCTTCGCGCTGCCTGGTTCAGGAGTCCATCTATCCGCAGTTCATGGAAGCGGTGATGAAGAAGGTGCTGAAGATCAAGCGCGGCGACCCGCTGGACACCGACACCATGGTCGGCGCTCAGGCGTCGCAGCAGCAGTTCGACAAGATCCTCTCCTACCTCGACATCGCCCAGGGCGAAGGCGCCGAGCTGCTCACCGGCGGCAAGGTCGAGAAAATGGAAGGCTCGCTGGCGACCGGTTACTACATCCAGCCGACGCTGCTCAAAGGCAACAACAAGATGCGCGTGTTCCAGGAAGAAATCTTTGGTCCGGTGGTCAGCGTCACCACCTTCAAGGATGAAGCCGAAGCCATCGCCATCGCCAACGACACCGAGTTCGGCCTGGGCGCTGGCGTCTGGACCCGCGACATCAACCGCGCCTACCGCGTGGGTCGTGCGATCAAGGCCGGTCGCGTGTGGACCAACTGCTACCACCTGTATCCGGCCCACGCCGCGTTCGGTGGCTACAAGAAGTCCGGCGTCGGTCGCGAAACCCACAAGGTTGCCCTCGAGCACTACCAACAGACCAAAAACCTGCTGGTGAGCTACGACATCAACCCGCTGGGCTTCTTCTGA
- a CDS encoding GNAT family N-acetyltransferase — protein sequence MRIIQATLEHLDLLTPLFVKYREFYGELPFPDSSRAFLEKRLRREESVIYLALHDEDDSKLLGFCQLYPSYSSLSLKRVWILNDIYVAEDARRQLVADHLIQKAKKMARETQAVRMRVSTSANNEVAQKVYESIGFREDTQFKNYVLPIN from the coding sequence ATGCGGATCATCCAAGCCACCCTGGAGCACCTGGACCTGTTGACCCCGTTGTTCGTCAAATACCGTGAGTTTTACGGCGAACTGCCTTTCCCCGATTCCTCCCGCGCGTTCCTCGAAAAACGCCTGCGTCGCGAAGAATCGGTGATTTACCTGGCTTTGCACGATGAAGACGACAGCAAGCTGCTGGGCTTCTGTCAGCTCTACCCAAGCTACTCCTCGCTCTCGCTCAAACGCGTCTGGATCCTCAACGACATCTACGTCGCCGAAGACGCCCGCCGCCAGCTTGTCGCCGACCACCTGATCCAGAAAGCCAAGAAGATGGCCCGGGAAACCCAGGCCGTGCGCATGCGTGTCTCCACCAGCGCCAACAACGAAGTCGCCCAGAAGGTCTACGAATCGATCGGGTTTCGCGAAGACACCCAGTTCAAGAACTACGTGTTGCCGATTAATTGA